The window TTTCATTTTGGTTTGGCAGAGAGATGTCCGCCTCAGGCGCTCTCACATGACTCCATTCCACAAATTAAACTGAGCCACACCGTCACACACAAAGTCTCTaagcaaagttttcaaagtgaGTCATTTACGTGAAGCATGTCACAAACAATGGAGGAAACAACAATTTGCCTTatgttgttttatatatattttttaaatgtagattaAGATATCGTTGGTGAATAttttgaatttgcacattcctattttataattttgtctatttgatactcatgctctgatttaaaaaaaatctaaatttgaaGTTACATTTAAACAGTACTtgagtgggattttttttacactgaacaCTTAATCATTTCGGcagcacgatggacgactggttagcacatgtgcttcacagttctgatgacccgggttcaaatccagcttgtgtggagtttgcatgttctccccgtgcctgcatgggttttccccgggtactcccgtttcctcccacatcccaaacacatgcgcattaggttaagtgaagattctaaattgccaatatgtgtgaatgtgtgtgcgaatggtttgtttgtttacatgtgccctgtgattggctggcgaccagttcagggtgtaccccacctctcgcccaaagatagctgggataggctccagcacgcccgcaactctcatgagggtaagcggtacggaaaatgcatggatgaacTTAATTATTTGTACGAGCACTTTTTACTTGAGAAATATTATCCGAATATAACAGTATTCGTACTTGAGCAGAATCTTGGCTATTATACCAACCTGTGCTTATGATACTCACCTGTTGTGCCCTCACTCATATATCCAAAGTTGACCCTGCCACCTGTAGGCTCGGCAGGCAAACCTCGTCCATTGTTTGATTCCTCACGCCTGCAATTACTCAAATGCATAAGAAAGGTCACGTTTAGCTCAGAGACAATTTTCCAAGAAAAAGCTTTTAACACTCCTGATCTAACGTCATTTACTATCAGATGTGTTCATACTTTGTGCGGTGTAAAACATGATTGTCAGATTTGGCAGTGATCGTGGCAAAAAGGCTGGAGAAAGgaaggacccaagtgcagggaagcaggaagGCAAGGCAGGTGTGCAAGAATCTCaaaattgatttttaatttaaaaaacaatcaaggcaaacaaggatcagGGAGGCAAAAAAGCATGAATCTAACCATATAATCAGAActaagtcaacaaaaacacagaccatgacaatgaTAGCAGTTCATGTTCCTTTTCAGTCCGTTCCCTTGATACGCCACAAGGTACGCAAAGCTCTGACTACTGTTGCCAGCTTGGGCGTTCATTCCTGGAGAGGCAGGTTGCATCTGAGCGGaacgttttggagaaaaaaagatggGGCTTCTGCGACCccatgctttcccagtcaaggAATACTAGGCAAGGAGTTTCAAGTTGGATCCCTCACTGAGAGTTGGGCGGACCACATGGAGCTCCTGGCGTCAAAATCCAAAATGTGTACCTTTTCCAGTGTCCCTCTCGAGCACGTCTGCCCTGCCACATTATTTACATGCtcgacaaaagcaaacaaagtcGACTTCATATTTCTTGccaaatgtttttctgaatGTTCAGATTTTCCTCGGTTTTAACGGATATAACAAGCATTTTTCCAACAAATCCcttcaaaaaaatttaataaaataaaaaaattggacaATAGTTGGATATTTAGTACTTGGTTGACACTACAGTATATTCCatgacttttgatttcaaaatgaatttgttgttaaaaaaaggTATAATAATAaggtacaataataataataaaatgcaggATTCATTGTGTAGATCTTCTAATAATATGAGGAGGAGATCATACACTGTGTACGGTTTTCAGAGTCACAAAAACCCTTTGAGGGAAATTAGGGTTTCCCTAATTTCaatacaatgagtttgacacccgtgctcCAGTTGCAACTCAAATAATGCTTAACATGTGTATAGGCATCTATAAAATAAGGGAATAATTAAGGCATCACTATAAATGTAGATTGTTTATAAGTCAGGCAGTAGTGGAATTACACATTCAATGTATCAGTTTCTCACAATTTAGGTAATAACCTACTAAATACAAGATTTCCAACCTTCTGCATTACTACTTTTCTGACAGCACATATTTAGCTCAGCAACactatgggctctattttcgtgactagtGCAAATCCGGCGGTGTGCTTAAGGAGGCGGGCCAGACCCggttttggtaatttcgtggaccGGTGTACCCCCAGCGCATTCAGAATGGGACGTCTGCGCTGGTCTGCGCGCGTTAACTCCTTCAATCCCGTCGGGTTCTTTCATATCTTTTAAAAGCAGCACAATAGTCTCACATGAAGACGTCTCTATATGTGGAAGACGACGCAGCGATCCGTGCATGACCGAAGCATTTGTCACTGCTTGTATTCCATTCTGGCTGTCTCCTTTCTTCAGGTAATCTAGCATCCTACCACATTCTAAAGACATCGATTCTTTGAAGACTTGCCCaccggttgtttgtctatatgcaattggctggcgaccagtccagggcataccccgcctctcacccaaaagtcaactgggataggctccaactcatcCATGACCCTAATGATCAGGCTAGCTGGCATGTTGGCCGTTCACCTTCTTCGGTGGTGCATGTGCACTTCCTCCTTTGGTAGAGAGAAGAGTTGCCTTGGGTTACCACTTTCATTAACAGGGAACAGTTTTTACGAAACATGGTTGTCAGCATCGAAGCAACAAGGATAGTAAACACACTGTTGAGCAGAGCTGCAGTACTTCTGGTTCCTGTTTCGGCAGCGCAAACAGCTGATGCTTCTGCAACTGCGCACAGCAAACAGGCCGAGGAATTGGTTTTCACTCCAGTCTCCTCACAATCTTCACTTCCTGTCTCTCAGAGCCACTCGTGTTCCAGGTCACTAGATCCTCGATACGGGCCTTCTTTCCCCAGAGAAGCCAACTCGAGACATGGCTACATCAAGGGCTCTATTTAAAGGGGTGCCTGTGAATGATATCTGTGTTGCAGCGAGTCGGTCTTCACCGCTCACGTTTGTCCAATTTTATCGACTGGGTGTCACAGCTCGTTCGGTGGCTGGTTCTGTGCTTTCAGCttgattattacatttttttgcattcatccatccatccattttctgagccgcttctcctcactagggtcgcgggcgtgctggagcctatcccagctgtcatcgggcaggaggcggcatacaccccgaactggttgccagccaatcgcagggcacatacaaacaaacaaccattcgcactcacagtcatgcctacaggcaatttagagtctccaattcatgcatgtttttgggatgtgggaggaaaccggagtgcccggagaaaacccacgcaggcacggggagaacatgcaaactccacacaggcggggccggggattgaaccccggtcctcggaactgtgaggctgacgctctaaccagtcgcccaccgtgccgcttttttgtattcattatacTCATTAAACTCAAACTCTgctgtacagtaatcccttgctatgtatattgcggattcagtgcatcccaaatttattttaaaggtcTGTGTCGTGCAaatactcacctgcacatctttGATAGAGTAAGCTTTATAGGATACATTATTtcaatgtggcagcaatgacataatttaATGACTCACAGAAGGTCAATTGGGCTCTTGTTCTTAGTTGATAAAGAAACCTAAGTACCTAACCTGTTTAaaacaagccacagtcagagttttattaaatacattcacaaataccaacctcaGCCTGACAAATAgttaatgcacacactcataacaatatcgacaggaacaaatgcaaataaaatgcaatgttttgcttgattttctacaactacattagtgtagtttaaaacatcaccacaatgcattgtgggtacCCATAATGCTTTTTTGCCGACATTTCCAAGAACATTAGTGTGAGGAGTGGTGCAAATGGCCCAAGAAATCGTATGTTTGCCTTGTCGCATAGGCTGTTGTTCACGTCATTCAAGCAGGGCATCCCTAATAAGCACGTACTTGTGTTGCGTGGGTGGATGGCGACCTGAAGTGAACAAGTAAAATACCTGAATCTCTATCTAAAATGCAGTTACACAAATTGAGATTGAAATGCATTTATCAAATTTACGtatatagtaatataataaCTAATCAGTTTGCTACATcacatatattatatttataatgtctCTCATCTCACAGCTTTTGTACTTCGTTCCGCTTATTCAGGAAACAGAAATGACATTTGTAACATTCACATTTAGTGACATTCCAGGTGtatttttcctgaaatgtaatgtttttatgtttttcctgAAAGTTTATATTTGACTGAGAAACCGTGATAACATTTCAGATGGTTAATTTTACCGATTGAAATTTTGATTATCGCTTCTGCCATATTTTGCGTCGACGAGTTGTTTTTCGGCTTGCACCATCCTATGCATGCcgcaacagcaaaaaaaaaattatttaagaaGTCTAAATGTGGAAGAAGTAGTAGAAGTAATAGTGATAGAACATTTTCCAACTGATTCATCTCTAGTCGGGAACAAACAATTTCCTCACAAAGCAGTAATTTATCAGGAgccttgtattgtttttataattaaGTGCACTCATTAAAGAGCATGTTTTACGAGATCCAGTACTCGCCCTGAAAACACTAGAAACTGTCGTTcagctgtggagaaaaatgctgacaaacGTAATGTGCATTTTATCTGCCTCTTAAAGAAGCCAAAGACAGTAATGTCTGTTTAGTGCAAGCTattttaaaatcacaatttattaGTTTGAGCAACAATAAAAGTGCCCTCACGCCTCACTTGTAAGGAAACTTTATTGGCAATAATTTGCTTCAGCACTATAAGGAAGGTCTGtgcaaaagacatttgagaTCTTACCTGTTTGCATCCTGTGTACttttctctggaaaaaaaaaagagttttaagcaCAGCAGTGGATACTTACTTCGCGTTGCATCGACCACAGACCCACTGTGCCATCTCAatgcatcaacaacaacaaaaataggaCCGCTATGGAACACACGACCAATTATTAGTTTTGGATCCTGCTCTAACAGCCTCCAGTTAGCCGAGTGTTAATGAGTTTTGTAACAAGGCTTCAACATTATACAACAAGGATGTCGACAATGTTAGCCCCATGAGACATATAAAACTGTTACTTTTGCAGCTCCTTGTATTTTTCCAATAATTGCAAAAGACACACGACTCTCACGTGTGGCTCGATTAAAGAGAGCGGCAAATCAGAGTGATGGTAAAAGGAGCACTCAGGAACAGAATCAACTGCCGGACATATTCCTTTAACCCTGAACGACAGCCGTGAGTCAGTTGCACTAGTCTCCAATCAGTTACAGAGATTACGACAACTTCTAAATGCGTGACTCAAGGcaatttattcttttttctttttttgctgtgcAGAGACAAGCTTCCTCCGCCTCCAATGATCCTCTCAGAGTGGACACTCCAAAACCATTTCGGCAACAAGCCTACCACATActtttcaaatactgtacatttaatgtatttattttatgctACACAATATGAATTGTATATTCTTGCTACTTTTCATCCCATGTCCCCAAACCACCTTCACCCTTTGAATCTTACGCCTCcactttgtaattttaatataTAAGAGTCTATGAAAATTTTTATAAACTTAAAGACTGAAGACTTACAAATGAAATTGCTGCTAGTTGCATCTTGGACAAGTCTCCTTTGCTGTTGGTGTTGATCCTTGGTGACCGCATCTAACCAACCCTGCAGTCATCCTATTTAGAAACTTACTAGTCCAAAAATGCTTGTGTAAAGTGTACCTTTCTGCTGACAACTCATGTTCTCTACGcactcagaaaaaaatagtgtgtGTCCTTGGTGAAGGCCAACGTCACAGAGTGTGACCCCCTTTGCGTCTTCATTATACTTTAATCATAATCTCTGTACAGAAATGAGAAGGGGGGAGGCGATACTTTTTTCTCCCACCCGAAGTAATTCAATGAAAAGTGCCTACTTGCTTGTCTCCTTTCTCTGTACCAGAGGACAGTGCAGATGCAGAGcagcaggagcaggagcaggagaAGAGTGGTGAGGGAGGACGTTACCGCCAACGGAACTGTGCAGTCATCTTTATCCGCCACCACCTCTGCAACTGAGGAGAAAGGTTACGTTGGTAAAGAGATGCAAACTTGTTACTGTGCAAGTTGGCTGTAGTTTTGTAAACAGGCTATGAGGAGAAATAGTGTTGCAGCACTGCCAACTGTCCCATACTGTGCCACTTGTTGCTAGCCAGAATTCCTCATCTCAAatcccagtaaaaaaaaatgtaatagccCAATCATCCATTTAAACCCTGGCGCAACAGGAAACTGCTATGGTACTTGTTTCTGGTTTGTTTAACTTTTTGCAGCAACTTGGTGCTTGGCAAAATTCATAGGGCTTGAGCCTGCCAGCCACTTGGCTGTTGGAGTGACAAATTAGCGGATGACAGCCCTGTGCCCCTGGACAGAAATCCAAGTACAGAAGTGAGACACTGCTCTGTATTGAATATTAGGGGTGTTCAATACAAtgtttctggattttttttgtgtgtgttttatatagGATAtggcacttatatagcgcttgaACTACACCATCACGGtccccaaagtgctttacagatGCTCACACATTCACCCATGCACACATTCAGACACCACTgggtggctgctgccatgcaaggcccTGCCAGTCCAAATTGGAGCAATTTGGTGTCCAGTGTCTTgtccaaggacactttgacagcgGACAGTCAGAGGTGGTATTCAAACCGTGGACCCTACGATGACTGGACGACCgtctctaccaactgagccacagtcgCCCCGTATATTATATGTCCGTTTTACCGTACACTTgcctgggagtgacaaataaacaggcAGTAAggaatgctttttaaaaaatgtgttcaagtaagtttaagtgtgtttaaagcCTATGGAAGGGGTGAAACTATTTTTTCCCATCTTAAGTGCACCTGGAAGGTAGCCCCGAGATGAACAGGGGGTTCACTGCAATATGATGCTAATGGTGTCTTACCCACTGTCAGATAAATGCTGCTCATCAGTGGCGTGGAGAGGGCAGACACTGAGGCCAGACAGTCAACACGTGAGCTCTGTGTCGCGGTCATGCTGAGGTTGCTGCTCACAGTGAAGAGGCTCTTTCCCGTCTGTTCACTGCTGAGGTGGTATGAACTCTGGCTCAACTCCACATCAACagacaaatacattattattttgctgcatgaaaacaacaccaaaaaaataGGTCAATTTTGAGTGTTTATAAACAAGATGCACTCAATGGTTGGCTATCATCTCTTACAAATTATGATATTATGCTAGCCTTTAGGCTATATCTACCATGACCAAAGTTTAGGCATTTCATTTGTTTGCTATCTTCGGAATTATTTAGCCATTCCCGCAATGACCATGTTAACTTTCCACCCCGCaagaagaaaataatcatttacaagCCATTGACTCTCTTTTATCAATGGCTCTGCCTCAGTCAAATGACATGGAGTGGTTTGTTTATTAGTGGTGCCATCTTTTACCACCGAGACGAACTTGTGTCGGTATGGTGAATTGTCCTATACGTCTTTAAATATGGCAGTTGTCTTGTCTTGAAGATTTCTAGATGTATTCGCTACTGTAGGTGTTTGTCACCTTCATCCTCGAGTGCAGCGAGAGGCAATGCTGCTGGGATCAGTTCATCAGCCGCACTGCCGTTAATCGACTTAATTCTCTCGCCAGTGGGAGTTGAGACGCTGCAGCAAGGCAGCTGGGCCCATCTGCAGCACCCACAGATCATTGGCTACCTCCTGGGGGGTAGCTTCCAACTTTGTTTGTTGGCTTTATCGTCATGCGGTGTGGTTAAGTAGACAAATGAAGCTTTATACAATCAACAGATAATATTAGATACACCTGCATAATGTAATGAAAGCGGTATTCGAAATTTTGATTGAAAGATGCCTAGAATGGCACTCGGAGAAACGCAGACCTCCACTAAGGCCAAAGGAATCCCAAACATGCCCTGATGACTGATTGTAAAGTCTAAACTGAACTGTACCCTTTTTATAACTGTCGTTGTAGTTAACAGTGGTGTAAGACCGCACTGCATCATACCGAGAGTTGTTtctaatctttttttccctgtagGACACACTGCAGTTCTTCACTACTGCACTCTTCAAGCACTATAAAACACATATGCTGTCATATAACAATTGCTACTGTGAAATGAAAATCCAGACACTGAAGGCATCACACTTAACAGGTATGAGTTGTGACAGCTGTGTTGCAAAATGTTAACCAGAAATCAGAATCTCATTTTAACTGATATGTTAACTGTGGTATAACATACATGTTGCGCATTTACGATTCTTCTCATTTGTTTACCTTTTTACCATGGACTTCCCATTGCAAAGAAGGTTCGGGGTACCATCCCACGGCGTCACACTCAAACCAGACCAACTCTCCCTTTAAAGCCATCGTGTTGCCTCCAAAGATGTTCACAGTGCCTTTTTCTGAAATCAACCAACAGAACAGGTATAATCACACACTATAATCACAAACATGCAGGTGCCTCAGTTCTGTTTGCGCTAACAGAATTTGAGTTTTTAGCCATAATTGGTCATTTGGAAACTCGTTATAATGCACTGCAACAATGTGGTTTCTCTCAGGCAGTGTTGAAAGCAAATTATACTACTCAAGGAATATAATAGGAATACTTAAATTAATATAGCTAGCATAGcttatatatattgtatgtatattttaGTAGTCGT of the Phyllopteryx taeniolatus isolate TA_2022b chromosome 8, UOR_Ptae_1.2, whole genome shotgun sequence genome contains:
- the igsf5b gene encoding immunoglobulin superfamily member 5 isoform X3 codes for the protein MTLKCKIMDFFILSVVLLSYSTQVSALLKLSPVSLTVLSGDEARFTCSTDSAEWDVMMWELNSTVVVTISRIHNVLSSTLPNVTAEKSQNGDGWELVLKSVERLHEGQVSCNLQGNGKKTARLFVQEKGTVNIFGGNTMALKGELVWFECDAVGWYPEPSLQWEVHGKKLSQSSYHLSSEQTGKSLFTVSSNLSMTATQSSRVDCLASVSALSTPLMSSIYLTVVAEVVADKDDCTVPLAVTSSLTTLLLLLLLLLCICTVLWYRERRQAKKSTQDANSNCRREESNNGRGLPAEPTGGRVNFGYMSEGTTDP
- the igsf5b gene encoding immunoglobulin superfamily member 5 isoform X1, whose amino-acid sequence is MTLKCKIMDFFILSVVLLSYSTQVSALLKLSPVSLTVLSGDEARFTCSTDSAEWDVMMWELNSTVVVTISRIHNVLSSTLPNVTAEKSQNGDGWELVLKSVERLHEGQVSCNLQGNGKKTARLFVQEKGTVNIFGGNTMALKGELVWFECDAVGWYPEPSLQWEVHGKKLSQSSYHLSSEQTGKSLFTVSSNLSMTATQSSRVDCLASVSALSTPLMSSIYLTVVAEVVADKDDCTVPLAVTSSLTTLLLLLLLLLCICTVLWYRERRQAKKSTQDANSNCRREESNNGRGLPAEPTGGRVNFGYMSEGTTDAVYKEIIKEIHSKMDFVSVDKIPDVVTSSSLSLHRDGHTQVNLSEENSKNIRRVTTV
- the igsf5b gene encoding immunoglobulin superfamily member 5 isoform X4; the encoded protein is MTLKCKIMDFFILSVVLLSYSTQVSALLKLSPVSLTVLSGDEARFTCSTDSAEWDVMMWELNSTVVVTISRIHNVLSSTLPNVTAEKSQNGDGWELVLKSVERLHEGQVSCNLQGNGKKTARLFVQEKGTVNIFGGNTMALKGELVWFECDAVGWYPEPSLQWEVHGKKLSQSSYHLSSEQTGKSLFTVSSNLSMTATQSSRVDCLASVSALSTPLMSSIYLTVVAEVVADKDDCTVPLAVTSSLTTLLLLLLLLLCICTVLWYRERRQAKKSTQDANRREESNNGRGLPAEPTGGRVNFGYMSEGTTDP